One genomic segment of Centropristis striata isolate RG_2023a ecotype Rhode Island chromosome 13, C.striata_1.0, whole genome shotgun sequence includes these proteins:
- the LOC131983660 gene encoding nuclear distribution protein nudE homolog 1-A-like → MGDPEPSEFGSLEEELEYWKEQAARHQQSANEAQEELQEFQQMSRDYEVELETELKQCEARNRELLSANNRLRMELENYKEKYETQHSEAHRQISNLEGDLAETTAVRDQLHRYIRELEQANDDLERTKRATIMSLEDFEQRMNQVIERNAFLESELDEKENLLESVQRLKDEARDLRQELAVQQKQQVQDRKPSLSSAIKDPPSSSSSSSAAAAGLPTPPLTPPDKRTEDKTTLSLSSHQQPVPSSSTPSRPAASAETFSSPLPTSRGESLSATPLTTSARISALNIVSELLRKVGNLESKLASCRDYVHEQTASRRGHAGGAGATSGQNNSSDTHPTNGLYNKGLVKRLDFGAGPKLLL, encoded by the exons ATGGGGGATCCGGAGCCTTCAGAGTTTGGGTCCCTGGAGGAAGAGCTGGAGTACTGGAAGGAGCAGGCTGCCAGACACCAGCAGAG tgccaATGAAgcccaggaggagctgcaggagtttCAGCAGATGAGTCGGGACTATGAGGTGGAGCTGGAGACGGAGTTGAAACAGTGTGAGGCGAGAAACCGCGAGCTTCTTTCTGCCAACAACCGCCTCCGCATGGAGCTGGAAAACTACAAG GAGAAGTACGAGACGCAGCACTCAGAGGCTCACCGGCAGATCTCCAATTTGGAGGGGGACCTGGCCGAGACCACCGCCGTCAGAGACCAGCTCCACAGATACATCCGGGAGCTGGAGCAGGCCAACGACGACCTGGAGAGGACCAAGAG GGCGACCATCATGTCTCTAGAGGACTTTGAGCAGAGGATGAACCAGGTCATCGAGAGGAACGCCTTCCTGGAGAGCGAGCTGGACGAGAAGGAGAACCTGCTGGAGTCCGTCCAGAGGCTGAAGGACGAGGCCCGAG acctGAGACAGGAGCTGGCGgtgcagcagaagcagcaggtTCAGGACAGGAAGCCGTCCCTCAGCAGTGCCATCAAAGatcctccttcttcctcctcgtcctcaTCGGCGGCGGCGGCCGGTCTGCCCACGCCGCCTCTCACCCCGCCAGACAAACGGACTGAGGACAAAACCACTTTGTCTTTGTCCTCCCACCAGCAGCCCGTCCCCTCTAGCAGCACGCCGTCCAGACCTGCAGCCTCGGCGGAGACCTTCAGCAGCCCGCTGCCCACCAGCAGAG gtgagagCCTCTCTGCGACGCCTCTCACCACGTCGGCGAGGATCTCGGCTCTGAACATCGTCAGCGAGCTGCTGAGGAAAGTCGGG AACCTGGAGTCGAAGCTGGCGTCGTGTCGGGACTACGTCCATGAGCAGACGGCAAGCCGCAGAGGTCACGCCGGCGGAGCGGGCGCGACGTCGGGCCAGAACAACTCGTCTGACACTCATCCTACTAACGGCCTCTACAACAAGGG gttGGTGAAACGGTTAGACTTTGGCGCCGGACCcaaactgctgctgtga
- the LOC131983385 gene encoding general transcription factor II-I repeat domain-containing protein 2-like produces MAEAPRKKSKTYHFHEEWEEEFIFTMVKDKCVCMLCHQTLALSKRGNLERHHNTNHDKFKDSFPGKSAIRARKVAELKAGLKAQQSLFTKPATQNKAVTEASFRISHLLAKHKKPFTDGDLFKEAMAITAETVFNGFKNKDDIKTALRSVQLGPNTVARRVEEMSGDVDRQVLKDLSHCEYFSLQFDESLDVMDTAQLVVFVRMAFPDSTTKEDLLTLLHLKERTRGEDIYNAFKKYVRDNDIPIHKLVAITTDGAPAMRGVRAGFIALCRNDQDFPDFVNYHCVIHQQALAGKAVNFSQVMTLVVKLINSIRAKALQHRLFKALLDELDAAYGDLLLHADVRWLSRGKVLQRFVDLLPEIKTFLETRNEEHEELSDDQWLLDLGFLTDLTAKLNALNNELQGKDRHLPHMISAVNAFKAKLGVWNTQLKNGRLTHFPNLEKMSQAIGDKDAFHPEQYCVHLDKVAAEFSRRFAELDVMEDVAAFVLNPFLTIDVEQVSGKFQQVFALPSGVDMEMVDLQNDIELKARARDSNFWGIVSREKFPLLTSCALRVSAYFGSTYLCEMAFSQMKIIKSKYRSHLTDKHLTDCLRLAVSSYEPNYKALTDSIQSQPSH; encoded by the coding sequence ATGGCGGAGGCTCCGAGAAAGAAATCGAAAACGTATCATTTCCATGAGGAATGGGAAGAGGAATTTATTTTCACCATGGTGAAAGACAAGTGTGTTTGTATGCTGTGCCACCAAACTCTAGCGCTGTCTAAAAGAGGAAACCTGGAGCGGCACCACAACACCAACCACGACAAATTCAAAGACAGTTTCCCCGGCAAGAGCGCAATCCGCGCTAGGAAAGTTGCTGAGCTGAAAGCGGGGTTGAAGGCCCAGCAGTCGCTTTTCACAAAACCTGCTACTCAAAATAAGGCCGTAACTGAAGCTTCATTCCGTATTAGTCACCTTTTGGCTAAACACAAGAAGCCTTTTACAGATGGTGATTTATTCAAGGAGGCAATGGCCATCACTGCAGAGACGGTTTTCAACGGCTTCAAAAACAAAGACGACATCAAAACTGCGCTCCGCAGTGTCCAGCTTGGGCCCAATACAGTGGCGAGGAGGGTCGAGGAAATGTCAGGGGACGTGGATCGACAAGTGCTAAAAGACTTGTCACACTGTGAATATTTTTCACTACAGTTTGATGAATCCCTGGATGTAATGGACACAGCTCAGCTTGTTGTATTTGTTAGGATGGCGTTCCCGGACTCTACAACAAAAGAGGATCTCCTTACTCTTTTGCACTTAAAGGAGAGAACGAGAGGTGAGGATATTTACAACGcgtttaaaaaatatgttcgCGATAATGACATCCCGATTCACAAACTGGTGGCAATTACAACTGATGGAGCCCCAGCGATGCGTGGTGTGCGCGCTGGATTTATTGCTCTGTGCCGTAATGACCAGGATTTTCCTGACTTCGTGAATTACCACTGTGTCATTCACCAGCAGGCCTTGGCGGGGAAGGCCGTGAACTTTTCTCAAGTGATGACTCTGGTGGTTAAACTGATCAACTCGATTAGAGCAAAAGCGCTTCAGCACCGCTTATTCAAGGCGTTATTGGATGAGCTCGATGCCGCGTACGGAGACCTACTCCTCCACGCTGATGTCCGGTGGTTGAGTCGCGGCAAAGTGCTGCAGCGATTTGTCGATTTGCTGCCCGAGATAAAGACTTTTCTGGAGACAAGGAACGAGGAGCATGAGGAGCTGTCAGATGATCAGTGGCTGCTGGACCTGGGGTTTCTGACAGACCTGACAGCAAAACTGAACGCACTGAACAACGAGCTCCAGGGGAAAGACCGACACCTGCCCCACATGATAAGCGCAGTGAATGCGTTCAAGGCCAAGCTCGGTGTTTGGAACACACAGCTGAAAAACGGGAGGCTGACACACTTTCCCAACCTGGAGAAAATGTCACAGGCCATCGGTGACAAGGACGCTTTTCACCCTGAGCAGTACTGTGTTCACCTGGACAAAGTGGCAGCAGAGTTCAGTCGGCGTTTTGCTGAATTAGACGTCATGGAAGATGTTGCTGCATTCGTCTTAAACCCATTCCTGACCATCGATGTGGAACAGGTATCAGGCAAATTTCAGCAGGTATTTGCTCTGCCTAGTGGGGTTGACATGGAGATGGTTGATTTGCAAAATGACATTGAGCTGAAAGCAAGAGCACGGGACAGTAACTTTTGGGGAATTGTCAGCAGGGAGAAGTTTCCCCTCCTCACCTCATGTGCACTAAGAGTGAGTGCCTACTTTGGGTCCACTTACCTCTGTGAAATGGCATTTTCacagatgaaaataattaaatcaaagTACAGGAGCCACCTTACTGACAAACACCTCACAGACTGTCTCAGACTAGCTGTCAGTAGCTATGAGCCAAACTACAAAGCACTCACAGACAGTATTCAGTCACAGCCATCTCACTAA